The DNA window agttttttttttagagaCGCTGGATAGAAACCGACACAAATTCAAGTCCATGtgaaattttctccttttttttttttggctgtttttttttttattattattatcattattattactcTCTCCTGTCACGTGTGGGGTGTCCGGTTTACAAGAAGCAGACGGGGCCGATGTCAGCGCCGAATTCCTGGTCTGGAGCACCAATGTCCATAGGAGCCAAATCAATGATGGGAAGACGAGAGGTCTTCGTCGTCTTGTACTCGATGACTGTCTTGCCCCATGCACCGGTGTGACTCTGTGGGGACACCACGGTCATCCCCGTCCCCAAAACACGTCCCACcaccccaccagcaccccccaggAGCACTCACCGTGCAGCCGTCCTCGGTGACGCCGTAGGTGAAGCGGCTGTTGCCTTCAGCCCTGATCTCGATCTCGTTGGCGCCTTGGAGGAGAAGAGCCTTCTTCAGGTTGCCGGTGTTCTGGTCCATGTAGGCGACGCTGTTCTTGCAGTGGTAGGTGATGTTTTGGGAGGCCTCGGTGGACATGAGGCGCAGGAAGGTCAGTTGGATGGCGACATCGGCGGGGTTGGAGCCCTCTCCGCCGTACTCAAACTGTGGGAGAAGAGGCGTCAGTCACCGTTGGAGGTTCCCCATCCTGGTTATCCCCTCACCTCAGCgcccccctgcccacctggaAGCCGTCGCTCATTGTCTCGCCAAACCAGACGTGCTTCTTCTCCTTGGGGTTCTTGCTGAGGTACCAGTTCTTCTGGGCGATGGTGGCGTGGGTCGGGTAGACACATGTCTCACCAGTCTCCATGTTGCAGTAGACCTTGATGGCGTCCAGGTTGCAGCCTTGGTTGGGGTCGATCCAATATTCGCCTGTGGGATAAAGGGAGGGGggtcagggagcagggagggggcaggtgGTTGGGATGGGTGGAGAATACAAGGGAGTTGCAGCCAGGGGGGAAAAAGGTGAGGAGCAACCAGGAGGGAGCAAGTGAGAAGCAGCCAAGCCAGGAGGGATGGAAGTGAGGAGCAGCCAAGAGGGAACAGGTGAGGACCAGCCAGGAGAGATGAAGGATGGAGGTGAGAAAGAGCTGTGGAGAATGGAGATGAGGAACAGCCATGGAGTATGGAGGTGAGGAACAGCCATGGAGGATGGAGGTGAGGAGCACATGGGAGGAACAGAGGATGGAGGAATAGGTGAGGGATGTGAGATGAAAAGTCGAAGGATATGAGAGACTGAGAATGGAGGGATGAAGGAGGGAGGTGAGGGGTGGAGTGTGGAGTTGTGTGACAGCCAcgaggaggagagggaggaggtgagAACCAAACAGGAGACTGAGGGATGGAGGATGGAGGTGAGAACAGCCATGAGAGACAGGGTGGAGGAATTAAGATGAGAATCCCCCACGGGGATGGAAGAAGATGGAGGTGAGGAGCAGGTGGAGGGAACAGCGGGATGGAGGTGAGAGCACTGAGGGCCGTGGGGACTGGTGGGACACTGACCGCTCTTCCAGTCGCCGTGGCACATCTTCAGGTCGCGGCAGGTCCGGGCAGGGTTCTTGCGGGTGCCCTCGGGGCTGCGGATGTTCTCAATCTGTTGGCTCAGGCTCTTGAGGGTGGTGTCGACCTCCAGATCCCGGTCACGCATCACGTTGGCATCGTCAGCTCTGTAGTAGCGCCCACCATCATGGGCCTTCTCCTGGGGTGGCTGGGGCAGGAAGCTGAAGTCGAATCCACCGCTGGGGGGGCCGGGAGGACCAGGGGGGCCAGGTGGGCCAGGAGGACCCtgtgggagaagaggaggaggaagaggagggtggTGAGCAGACGATGAAGGCAGGCAGCGCTGGGCGGGCAGCGGCAGAGGGGCTGGTACGTACAACAGGGCCGACATCGCCGGTGCGACCACGGGGGCCAGGGGGACCGATGGGGCCGGGCAGCCCGTTGAGACCATCTTTACCAGCAGCACCAGCGGAGCCAGGAGGACCCTGTGGGACAGGAGAAAGGGTGAGCGTGGCCAtcctgcctgggcagagctgtcccctcATGTCCCAACACACATCCCCATGAGAAACCCGACAGCAGTGGGGACTCCCAATTCCCTCCCCAGGaatgctgcagccagagctgtaTATCATGGCTCATCCAGGGACTTACTCGtggaccagcaggaccagaagCACCAGAAGGACCTTGTTCACCAGGAGAGCCCTGTGccaagcaaggaaaaagaagaagaggtGCCATCAGCATCTTGTGTTGCCTCCAGGACCTGAGGCAGCACCTGGGCCACTGTCACCCCACAAAGACTTACAGGAGGACCAGGTGGGCCCTGGAGACCAGAGAAGCCTCTGTGACCCTTCATGCCTCTGTCACCCTGTTCGCCGGCTTCACCTTTGTCACCACGGGGACCTTGTGGACcctggaggaagagaaggaggaggaagaagatgtGTTGAGTGAGGTCCAGGCCAGCCACTGCATCTACACCCGTGGGAATGCAGAAGCACCAAGAGGAATGGAGGAGAACATCAACTTACAGCAGGACCACGAgcaccagcaggaccagggggGCCAGCAGGACCTTGGGGACCCTGGAACAGGAGAAAAGAGGACAGGTTAGAACATTTTCCATCTTCTGCTCTGGCTGGCTTGGGGCAACATCACCCTGATGGAGTGGTGGGACCCCTGACTTCATCCTGAGCAGAGTGATGGGACCTTTGGCATCACCCCTTGCAGGGTGGTGGGATCCCTGGCATCACCCTTTGCAGGGTGATGAGACCTCTGACTTCACTCTGAGAGGGGTGGTGGGATTTCTGGCATTCTGGGGAAGCCCCTTCCAGTGGCAGGAGCTGAGTCTCAGTTCAAAGCCCCAGCAGAGGGTCCATCTtgggctgcccctgggcagggtAGGGGTTCAAGGGGGGCTCTGGGCAGACCATCACTTACAGTCTCACCACGATCTCCGTTCTTGCCAGCAGGACCAACAGGGCCAGGGGCACCGGGGGCACCGGGAGCACCAGGGGGGCCGGCAGGGCCAGTCTCACCACGATCACCCTgtgagaaggaggaagaaaaggaatagGAAAGGTCAGTGTGGGCCAACACAACCTCATCaccccctcctgtgcccccctcaCAACCCACTCACCTTGGGACCAGCAGCACCATCGCGACCAGGGGCACCTTCAGCACCAGGAGCACCCTACAGAGGAGGAAAGACCCTCGTTAGGGATGGTGGGGGTAATGAGGGGTCTCTGCTCAGCCCACCACGGGCTCCTCCGTGCACCGACCACAGCAACAGCCATCAGTGCCATGAGCTGGCAAGTCCTCAGCACAACAAACCCAACACCAACACACAGGTGTCCGTGCCCCCCAACACCAATGGTTGCCCATGGCCACTCACCTCACGTCCAGCTTCTCCAGGGGGTCCAGCCAGGCCAGGGGGGCCCATGGGGCCGGGAGGGCCGCGCTCACCGGGGGAACCAGAGGGACCTTGTTTGCCGGGTTCACCCTGTGGAGGGGAGAGAGCAGGGGGTGTCAGACACTGCCAAACATCCCAgtccctgggcacagagtgagcTGCaccccagggacatcccagtgTTGTCTGTTCCTGGGGAGCCCCCCAGTACTCACAGAGGGGCCGGGCAGCCCAGGGAagcctctctctcctctctgtccGGGGAGACCAACAACACCACGCTGGCCAGCGATACCTTGGGGTCCGGGTGTGCCAGGAGCGCCCTGCGGGGACAAACAGCACCTCATCAGGGTGGTGGCATTGTTGGGAGTCACCCTCCCTACAGAGGGGACAGCTCGGGGGGATGACCAGCACCCCTGGCTCCACACAGGGAGTCTGGCCACGGGGTTGACTTACAATGGGGCCATCAGCGCCAGGAGAGCCCTTCTCGCCAGGGGGTCCGGGGGGTCCGGCAGGTCCCGGCTCACCAGGACGGCCAGCGGGGCCAGTCTCACCACGGGGTCCTTTGCCACCTTCCTTCCCGCTGGGGCCGGGAGGGCCGGGCAGGCCGATGTTGCCCTGGGCGGGGTGGAGGCGATGCCATCAGGCAGCGGGCCGGGCTCCCCCCAGCTGCCAGCTGAAGGGCAGCCAGGAGCATCCCAGTGCCAACTGGGACAGGGCAGCCACGTGGAGCAGCCTGGATGGGTGCCCAGCACCTCCCATCCCGTGTTCCCCATCACCAGCCCCCCACCTCTCACCCCCCGGGGTACTCACAGAGGGGCCAGGGGGTCCAACAcgtccagcagcaccagggaaacCAGTAGCACcctgaaagggagaaaagctgGAGTCAGTGGGGTCAGGTCCAGGTGTCACAGGTCCAGGGAACCATCCCCTGGCTGGAAGCCACCACAGGGaaccccagggctggtggcCAGCAGGGAAACATCCTTCTGGGGGGCTGATTTTGTAGGTATAAAAGCAACACCCCACTTTCCCCCTCTGTTCTATCCCCTCCTGGGATGAAGCCACAGCAGATTGATTCCATCCCCCAGACAGTTTTGGaggtccagggctggaggtgccccaCAGTGTTGGGGCAGCAGAATGAGACACAGTGGGGAGTTAAAACATACTGGGAGTGTTAAATCCAAGAGGGGGTCCCCAAATCCCCCATCCCCACAAGGCTGGTACTTACAGGAGGTCCAGCACTTCCACGAGCACCTTTGGGACCAGGAGCACCAACAGCACCctgtggaggaggaagaggaggaggaggagaggggtgAGCTGTGGCATGGGGCTGAACCCCGAGGGGCTGTGGGGTAGTGGGGGGCAACTTACAGCAGGTCCAGGAGCACCAGTGGGGCCAGCAGGGCCGGGGGGACCGGCATCACCCTTGGCTCCAGCATCCCCAGTTTCACCTTTAGCACCAGGCTGGCCGTCGGCACCctgtgggagagggagaggggtgAATTTGGGGGGCTCAGCAACCCCACGGAGGGGCAGGATCAGGCCCCCAGGCAGGGGGGAGCGAGACTGTTGCACTTACAGGGGGGCCAGCAAATCCAGCAGGACCGGGAGGGCCGGGCTCACCGCGGTCACCCTGGGAGAGACGGGAGGCAACAGCGTGAGACAAGCAGGGGACGGCCACCCATGGCCACCAAGGAGTGGCCACTCACAACAGGGCCATCACCCAGGGTGGGGGGACACTTACGGGAGCACCACGGGCACCAGTGGGACCAGCAGGACCGGGGGGACCAGCTTCTCCCtagaaaaggggaggaaaaccaaaacaaaaggtGAGGGCTGTGACAAGGAGGTGGCAGAGGGTGCTTGGACACATCTGTCCCCGGGGGATGTCCCTACCTTGTCACCGGGAGCACCAGCGGGGCCAGGGGGGCCGATGGGACCAGTCAGACCTCGGAGACCATCCTTGCCAGGAGCACCGTCAGCACCTTTGGGACCAGGGTCACCCTGGGGGAGGAAGACAATGGTGGGTTATGAGGGGAGGTGCCTTCCAGGGGTTCACCcctgcttccctctcccctgggtGCATTGAGGTATCCCTGGTTCTTCATCCTCCCTGGGAGAGGCTGGGaccatcctcctcctcacaaGAGCTGGGCTTTCAGTGAGGGATTGTCCCCAAGGGCCATACTTGGATGGGGACAGAGGTGACACAGGACATTGCTGCCCACTAGCCTTGGCTTGGGGGCACATTCAGCCCCGATGGGTCTatgagagggcacagggatggtggagAACAGGTGACGAAGGGGGGCATCAAAGTTTTGGGGGCATATCAAGCCCCAAGGAGATGATGGGGTGGGGCACAGAGGTGGAGAGCAGAGGAACAATGGGAACATTGGGGTTTTGGGATCATATCCAGCCCCAAGAGAATGAGAGAGGCACAAGGAGGAGCAATGGGGACATGAGGGTTTTGGGGGACACATACTCTGTCACCCTTGGCGCCTGGCAGGCCGGCAGCACCACGCTCTCCGGGCATACCCTGCAGACCGGGGGGCCCTTGGTTCCCGGGGGCTCCGGGAGCACCAGCATCACCCTGGgaaagagaggcagaaaacaggGATTAGCAAGATCCCAACACAGCAAATCCCTCCAACTTCAGCCCCAGCCAAAGAGAGTGAAGCCAAATGCACCACTCTTTACACCTGCACCCCAAAAGCTGGGGACAGTCACCCATCACCCCGACATTCCCAGCAGGGCACCTACCTTAGCACCATCGTTACCGGGAGCACCATTAGCACCACGAGGACCTTGGGGACCGGGGGGACCTTGGACACCACGTTCGCCGGGGAAACCTCTCTCACcctggaggagggaggcaggagagggcCCGAGGCCATCAGGGGGGTGTTGGGCACTTTGGGGTGCCAAGAGCCAAAGGGGAGCCAGTGGGGTTCAACTTACCCTGGCACCGGCGGGACCGGGAGCACCAGCATCTCCGGGAACACCCTgtgcaggagggaaagggggTGGAGTTAGGGGGGAAGGGGTGGCACTGGCGACGGGCAGAGGGGTCCCCAGGGTGCCACCAGGGGTCTATCAGTTCCTGGGACACGGCTGGGGTCCTCATTGCTCCCCCACTACATGGAGCTCATCGCCTGGGGATGCACTGGGGGACCCCATCAACACCCCCAGCCACGGATGGCAGAGGGGACATGGCAAGGGACAAGGAAGGTCCCCAATTGCCCACACTCACCTGCTCACCAGGCTTGCCAGCCTCTCCGGGGGGACCAGCGGGGCCGGGCAGACCctggggaggaagaagaggagccATGAGCCACCAGAGAGGCAACCAAAGGGGATGAGGGAAAGGATAATGTCACCCCCACCCTGAGTGGTTTGTCCCCCCACCACAGAAGGAAACACCCCTCACCTGGAAACCAGGAGCACCAGCGGGACCTTGTTCACCTCTTTCTCCAGCGGGACCCTGGGGGAGACAGGACAAGCATGGAGAAGGGGCTCTCAGCTTCTGAACCCCTTCTCTGGTGGCCGAGCATGGCCGTGGGTGGCCACAGGCTCAGTGATACTCACAGTGGGGCCGGGAGGACCTTGGGCACCAGTTTCACCGTCTTTGCCAGCAGCACCCtgtggaagagggagaggagggtgctcagggcacagccccgaCCTGCAGCCCCCGCAGGACTCCGTgtcccccgccccgctcccaaAAACAGGGTGTGGCCACACGGCGTCCTTCGAGGGACGGGAGACACCATGGCCACGtcacctccctgctgtccccactccAAAACTGCCGGTAGCCACCGGGATGGAGTCCCAAACACCTCATCCCGCTGCCATCCTTGTCCCTGAAGCTTTTCCTGGCACTACTCAGCCATCtcacaccccagccctgccaccccgTGCCAGGGTGGCCCTCCCTGCCAACTCCCCACCACGGTGGCTCTCCCTGCCACCTCACACCAGGGTGACCCTCTCTGTCATGTCACTCCCTCCCACACCGTGCAGGGGTGATGCTCCCTGCCACCTCACACAGGTGTGACCCTCCCTGTCACCCCCCACTGGGGTGACCCTCCCTTTCACCCCTCACTGGACTGTCTGTGCTCCAGCAAATACTCACCACGGCACCAGGGGGACCGGGAGCTCCTCTCTCGCCAGGTTTGCCGGGTTCACCCTAAAAAGAGAGCAGGATGAGACCCGTGACGACACCGGGGAGGTGGGGGACAGGTCCCCTGAGCcacctgcccacccacagccacCATCCAGGGTGGTGGAAGTGGCCAGCGTGTGGGATCCCTCATGGACCAGGATGCAGCATCACCCCGGGGAGGGTCTCACTCACCGCAGCACCTTTGGGACCAGGGAATCCCATCACACCGGCTTGACCTCTGGCTCcgggggggccgggggggccGGGGCGACCATCTTGACCAGCGGGACCCTGTTAGGGGGGAGTCAGCACCCCATTAGCTGAGCCCGTGGTGAGCCAAGGGAAGAAGGGACATCAGCAGGGACAACTTACAGGGGGGCCAGTCTTGCCGTCGGGACCGGGGCTTCCGGGACTTCCAGTCAGACCCTGCGAGGGAATGGGAAGTGGGTCAGGAGCTCAGGTATCCCAGGAGACGCTCCAGAGAACGGGAGCATCCTGGAAAGCGGCTTCTCCATCGGCACGGAGATCGGGTCAGCCGGTGCCCATCCCGCTGGCCGTGCTGACGTGGCTCGTTGCTGCCGGTGCCACCGTGTCGCCGTGCCCACCACCCTGCCACGCTCACCTTGGCACCGGGGAGTCCGGGTTCCCCGGGGCGTCCAGCTTCACCAGGAGATCCTTTGGGGCCAACGGGGCCGGGGGAGCCGCGCTCGCCGGGGGGACCCTGGGAagggtggcagaggggacaggggttaCCCCAACCGCAGGTCAGCACCCGGCGACAGGACAGCGGCCGTGTCACCGGAGGTGGCAGCGGCACAGAGCTGGTCTGGCCACTGCGTGGGGACAGGTGGCAATGCTCAGTGTCCCCACAGCCGCACTGACACAACATCCTCACCCAAACAGACACGGGCACCCACCTTGGGACCGGCGATGCCATCAGCGCCAGGGAAACCGCGGCTGCCGGGAGCACCCTGCGAGGGACACGACAGGGGTCAGTGTGGGGACACGACGTGACCTCAGGGGGCTTGGGGGTGCAGGAGAGGGATGTGCCAGTGTGGGACATGGCCACCAGTGGGAGCAATCTGGTGTCCCtgctgaggaggggctgggggtgtcaCCACAGTGTCCTTGAGCATGCACAAAGTTCAGCTGGTTGAAGGAGGACGGGAatagggacagggacatggcagggatggggacaggggtgcTGCTACTCACACGTTCGCCAGCAGGGCCGGGAAGCCCAGCAGGGCCGGGCTCACCACgggctcctctcttgccttcCTCACCAGCAGGGCCGGGGGGACCTTGGACACCAGCAGGACCCTGGAGATGGAGGTGAAGGGTTGAGCATCCACAGGACATGATGCAACCAGGAGGGGCTGAGACCCCGATGGGACATTGAGGGGTCACTTACAGGTTCGCCtttggcaccagtgtcacccTTGTTGCCTGGAGCACCGGGCTCACCCTGGAAGTGGATGGAGAGAAAACAGCCATTTAAAACCAGattgaggagcagagggagtcCTGAGCCACATCCTGATGATCCCTCCGAGGGAGGAGGGTGCTCAACATCTGTCTAACCCCAGcaccaccctgccctggcagggctggagggaccagaGGACACTGGAGGAGTCACCTCCAGGTAGGACTTCAGcttgctggagcagaggaagggatCCAACCCcatgaagaagaagaagatggAGGTGTCCAGGCATACTCACAGTGTTACCCTTGGGACCGGGGGCACCGCTGGGACCTTGGGGTCCAGAGGGACCACGGGCACCAGGGAAGCCGGGAGCACCAGCAatgccaggagcaccctggaagaggcagaggagggtgtgaggaagcagcacagccctTCATCCTGGAGCTGGAAGGGGAAGCAAGGGACACTCACAGTTGCGCCCTTGGCACCAGGTTGACCATCAGCACCAGGATTGCCCtgtggagagaaagaagaagaggaggtttatggcagggctggcaggaggtgAGGCCAAAGGACAAGAAGCCATCAGATGTCACTTACAGCAGGACCAGCAGcgccagcagggccagggggacCAGGTTCACCACGGACACCTTGGGGACCTTCACTGCCACGAGCACCCTGGGGACCGGTTTCAccctggggaggaagaggagggaagaagAGCCATGAGCATTTGGGCAGCCATGATTCCCAATATGGCTGATTTCCCCTccatctgcagctccttccctaTGGAGGCAAAGCCAGGAGAGATGTCCATGGGACTTGCTGGGGGACGTCCCTGTCTGTCCCCAGCAGTGGCCAGCCCATGGCACTTTGGGCTTGAGAACCCATTCCACACTCAgtcctcctccccatcccactcttCCAGTTCCCACCAGTTCATCCCAGCCCAGGAGACGGTCAGGCAGGTCCTACCTtagcaccagcagcaccagggaagcCAGGgggaccagcaggaccagtTGGACCCTAAATGGGAGAGAGGGAACATGTCAGAGGAGGGATCCCATCTCCCACACCTGGCACTGGTGGGatttccaggcagcagagctctggccaCCACCCAGGATTTTGCATCCATGGGGAAGCTGGGATGGGATGTCCCTCTGGAGAAGCTGGAGGTGATGCCAGCTCCTGGAGGAGGGTGGATGGGTTTGGGGGTTACTTACAGGGGGACCggcagcaccaggagcaccATCATTGCCACGAGCACCCTGCAGGAGGGGAGATATCCATGAGTGATGCCCAGAGGTgggacaggtggccctcaggCCCCCCATACCCCAGGCAGGGGGTCTCAACCCTACCCAGACCAGATACTCACAGCAGGACCAGATGGACCGGGACGGCCTCTCTCACCGGGAAGACCACGAGGACCCtgaggagggacaggacactTTTAGGACATGTTTGGGTCACCTGGATGGGCACTTTGCTCTTTCTGAGCCTTCTCCAATCCCTGTGGccccaccctctccctgctTCTGCCCACAGTGACATTTCCAAGGAGCTAAACCCTCCTCCACCTTGATGGATCCCTGGGGAAGCATTCATAAGGATGAGCTGGTTCCCCATAAGGTCTTACctctcatccccatcccctcttGCCCAGAAATCCCCCCCATGCCCCT is part of the Pithys albifrons albifrons isolate INPA30051 chromosome 25, PitAlb_v1, whole genome shotgun sequence genome and encodes:
- the COL1A1 gene encoding collagen alpha-1(I) chain, coding for MFSFVDSRLLLLIAATVLLTRGQGEEDIQTGSCVQDGLTYNDKDVWKPEPCQICVCDSGNILCDEVICEDTSDCPNAEIPFGECCPICPDTDASPVYPESTGVEGPKGDPGPKGDRGPPGLPGRDGIPGQPGLPGPPGPPGPPGLGGNFAPQMSYGYDEKAGGMAVPGPMGPAGPRGLPGPPGAPGPQGFQGPPGEPGEPGASGPMGPRGPAGPPGKNGDDGEAGKPGRPGERGPPGPQGARGLPGTAGLPGMKGHRGFSGLDGAKGEPGPAGPKGEPGSPGENGAPGQMGPRGLPGERGRPGPSGPAGARGNDGAPGAAGPPGPTGPAGPPGFPGAAGAKGETGPQGARGSEGPQGVRGEPGPPGPAGAAGPAGNPGADGQPGAKGATGAPGIAGAPGFPGARGPSGPQGPSGAPGPKGNTGEPGAPGNKGDTGAKGEPGPAGVQGPPGPAGEEGKRGARGEPGPAGLPGPAGERGAPGSRGFPGADGIAGPKGPPGERGSPGPVGPKGSPGEAGRPGEPGLPGAKGLTGSPGSPGPDGKTGPPGPAGQDGRPGPPGPPGARGQAGVMGFPGPKGAAGEPGKPGERGAPGPPGAVGAAGKDGETGAQGPPGPTGPAGERGEQGPAGAPGFQGLPGPAGPPGEAGKPGEQGVPGDAGAPGPAGARGERGFPGERGVQGPPGPQGPRGANGAPGNDGAKGDAGAPGAPGNQGPPGLQGMPGERGAAGLPGAKGDRGDPGPKGADGAPGKDGLRGLTGPIGPPGPAGAPGDKGEAGPPGPAGPTGARGAPGDRGEPGPPGPAGFAGPPGADGQPGAKGETGDAGAKGDAGPPGPAGPTGAPGPAGAVGAPGPKGARGSAGPPGATGFPGAAGRVGPPGPSGNIGLPGPPGPSGKEGGKGPRGETGPAGRPGEPGPAGPPGPPGEKGSPGADGPIGAPGTPGPQGIAGQRGVVGLPGQRGERGFPGLPGPSGEPGKQGPSGSPGERGPPGPMGPPGLAGPPGEAGREGAPGAEGAPGRDGAAGPKGDRGETGPAGPPGAPGAPGAPGPVGPAGKNGDRGETGPQGPAGPPGPAGARGPAGPQGPRGDKGEAGEQGDRGMKGHRGFSGLQGPPGPPGSPGEQGPSGASGPAGPRGPPGSAGAAGKDGLNGLPGPIGPPGPRGRTGDVGPVGPPGPPGPPGPPGPPSGGFDFSFLPQPPQEKAHDGGRYYRADDANVMRDRDLEVDTTLKSLSQQIENIRSPEGTRKNPARTCRDLKMCHGDWKSGEYWIDPNQGCNLDAIKVYCNMETGETCVYPTHATIAQKNWYLSKNPKEKKHVWFGETMSDGFQFEYGGEGSNPADVAIQLTFLRLMSTEASQNITYHCKNSVAYMDQNTGNLKKALLLQGANEIEIRAEGNSRFTYGVTEDGCTSHTGAWGKTVIEYKTTKTSRLPIIDLAPMDIGAPDQEFGADIGPVCFL